One Actinomyces marmotae DNA window includes the following coding sequences:
- the panC gene encoding pantoate--beta-alanine ligase, with the protein MTGSVVPSPAVLARTRAELADALAGDAAPRAVVMTMGALHQGHFDLVVEAARRVGESGTVVVTIFVNPLQFAPEEDLDAYPRTLDADVAGLTGALTRDDGVLRVGRLIVFAPTPEVMYPDGEPRVRIDPGPIATVLEGRSRPTHFGGVCQVVLALLHLTAPRWAMFGRKDAQQLAIVSAMVRDLAVPVEIVPVDIRREPDGLAMSSRNAYLGPEQRQQALALSAALEAGRAAADAGAGASRIRAAALAHLEAAPGVEVDYVAIVDPETFVDLAGAGLGLAGGPETGEEQAQGEPRQGLLALAARVGSTRLIDNARVPLTR; encoded by the coding sequence ATGACTGGCTCCGTCGTACCGTCCCCCGCTGTCCTGGCCCGCACCCGCGCGGAGCTCGCCGACGCCCTCGCGGGCGACGCCGCGCCGCGCGCCGTGGTGATGACCATGGGCGCCCTCCACCAGGGCCACTTCGACCTCGTCGTCGAGGCCGCGCGCCGCGTGGGGGAGTCCGGCACTGTCGTCGTCACGATCTTCGTCAACCCCCTCCAGTTCGCCCCCGAAGAGGACCTCGACGCCTACCCGCGCACCCTCGATGCCGACGTTGCCGGGCTCACTGGCGCGCTCACGAGGGATGACGGCGTCCTGCGCGTGGGCAGGCTCATCGTCTTCGCGCCCACCCCAGAGGTCATGTACCCGGACGGTGAGCCGCGGGTGCGCATCGACCCCGGCCCCATCGCCACGGTCCTGGAGGGGCGCTCACGGCCCACGCACTTCGGCGGCGTGTGTCAGGTGGTGCTCGCCCTCCTGCATCTGACAGCCCCCAGGTGGGCGATGTTCGGGCGCAAGGACGCCCAGCAGCTTGCCATCGTCAGCGCCATGGTCCGCGACCTCGCCGTGCCCGTGGAGATCGTGCCAGTGGACATCCGTCGCGAGCCCGATGGCCTGGCCATGAGCTCGCGCAACGCCTACCTCGGCCCCGAGCAGCGCCAGCAGGCCCTCGCCCTGTCCGCTGCCCTGGAGGCCGGCCGGGCGGCGGCCGACGCGGGGGCGGGCGCGTCGCGCATCCGTGCCGCCGCGCTGGCCCACCTCGAGGCCGCCCCCGGCGTCGAGGTCGACTACGTCGCCATCGTGGATCCGGAGACCTTCGTGGACCTGGCGGGCGCCGGGCTCGGGCTGGCCGGTGGCCCCGAGACGGGGGAGGAGCAGGCGCAGGGCGAGCCGCGCCAGGGACTGCTCGCGCTCGCGGCCCGAGTGGGCTCCACCCGCCTCATCGACAACGCCCGCGTGCCCCTGACGCGCTGA
- a CDS encoding aminobutyraldehyde dehydrogenase, which produces MSLPLLQNFINGRFVAAATDTAVEVVDPRTEQAVAQCPVSGAADVDAAYDAALKAFESWRLTTPAERQAFLLRLAEALEANADRIVEAQRRNTGQLAEMIRVEEVLTGASQLRFFAGAARIQSGVASGEYAEGLNSQIRREPIGVVGQIVPWNYPFMMLIWKVGPALAAGNTVVLKPSATTPESAIVFAEIAGEILPPGVFNLVLGTGDTGRLMSAHPVPGLVALTGSVRAGSDLAKQAAGNVTRVHLELGGKAPAIVFADADIEAAAEGIAAAGMFNSGQDCTAATRVLVEASVAKEFTDALVRHAESLRTGPIPEEEAFYGPLNNARHFASVQKIVEERPAHSNLLTGGHRVGESGYYYAPTIISGLKQDDALVQQEVFGPVLTVQEFSSADEALSMANGVDYALSSSIWTTDHQRVLRFSRDLDFGCVWVNSHIPLVAEMPHGGFKRSGYGKDLSIYGVEDYTRIKHVMSAL; this is translated from the coding sequence ATGAGCCTTCCCCTCCTCCAGAATTTCATTAACGGAAGATTTGTTGCTGCAGCCACCGACACCGCGGTTGAGGTTGTAGACCCCCGGACGGAACAAGCCGTGGCGCAGTGCCCGGTCTCAGGGGCCGCCGACGTCGATGCGGCCTACGACGCCGCCCTCAAGGCCTTCGAGAGCTGGCGGTTGACAACGCCGGCAGAACGGCAGGCATTCCTGCTCCGGCTCGCAGAAGCCCTGGAAGCCAATGCCGACCGCATTGTTGAGGCCCAGCGCCGCAACACCGGTCAGCTCGCTGAGATGATCCGCGTGGAGGAAGTGCTGACGGGCGCCTCCCAGTTGCGGTTTTTCGCTGGTGCTGCCCGCATCCAGTCGGGTGTCGCCTCAGGTGAGTACGCCGAGGGGCTGAACTCGCAGATCCGTCGAGAGCCCATCGGCGTCGTCGGGCAGATCGTCCCGTGGAACTACCCGTTCATGATGCTCATCTGGAAGGTCGGGCCGGCTCTGGCCGCCGGCAACACGGTGGTGCTCAAGCCCAGCGCCACCACGCCCGAGAGCGCCATTGTCTTCGCTGAGATCGCAGGCGAGATCCTCCCGCCCGGGGTCTTTAACCTGGTGCTCGGCACCGGCGATACCGGGCGCCTCATGAGCGCCCACCCGGTGCCCGGGCTGGTCGCGCTCACGGGATCGGTGCGCGCGGGCTCAGATCTCGCCAAACAGGCGGCTGGCAACGTGACCCGCGTTCACCTCGAGCTCGGGGGCAAGGCCCCCGCCATCGTCTTCGCCGATGCCGACATCGAGGCGGCCGCCGAGGGCATCGCCGCCGCGGGGATGTTCAACTCCGGGCAGGACTGCACCGCCGCCACCCGCGTGCTGGTCGAGGCCTCTGTCGCGAAGGAGTTCACCGATGCGCTGGTGCGTCACGCCGAGTCCCTGCGGACCGGTCCGATTCCCGAGGAGGAGGCGTTCTACGGCCCCCTGAACAATGCTCGTCACTTCGCCTCCGTGCAAAAGATCGTCGAGGAGAGGCCCGCGCACTCCAACCTGCTAACCGGTGGGCACCGCGTCGGTGAGAGCGGGTACTACTACGCGCCCACCATCATCTCGGGGCTCAAGCAGGACGACGCGCTCGTGCAGCAGGAGGTGTTCGGCCCGGTCCTGACCGTTCAGGAGTTCTCCTCCGCCGATGAGGCCCTGTCCATGGCCAACGGCGTGGACTACGCGCTGTCCTCGTCCATCTGGACGACCGACCATCAGCGCGTCCTTCGATTCAGCCGGGACCTGGACTTCGGCTGCGTCTGGGTGAATTCCCACATCCCCCTCGTCGCGGAGATGCCTCACGGCGGATTCAAGCGGTCCGGCTACGGCAAGGACCTCTCGATCTACGGCGTGGAGGACTACACGCGCATCAAGCACGTCATGAGCGCCCTGTGA
- a CDS encoding PucR family transcriptional regulator, which produces MLLVSDLMNRAELGVREVLLPAPSAAVRWVVATELLQPASYLEGGELVLTTGLVMADAEASTWREYAASLVEAGVAALGLGTGIVFDAVPEDLREACRVVRLNLLEVPLEVSFASISREVGAMLQGAGPDAGAEGAGDEETLVLQQLTRAAAKDNQSAIMRALASILRGEVSLRDATGRTVVGPFGPPAPGVDDEVAECIDRIRAGGMRGAGAVGLGEMRLVVRPVGVTGEPENYLTTVHRGALTRAQSLGEDLAWSFLNLIAESSKAFTGWLLQLVGAAAGHLLAGEAAQGLALAGQVQELVLKRLPSPARRSMAGAGLDHQWRVICLEGAGGAIAGLASALARLLVERRGAPAGEGLLWRAERGGARLMILGEAELVPALLEDGRVTPWTGRMRIGVSGPAGITDLPRAAQQALSVCAGAQQVGRAVRWEDSGPPSVMDLLDEDKARAFARARLGAIVEQPELLELLRVYLSEAGAVQRIADRLGVHRNSVSARLVRLRRALGVDIEDAEQRANLWIASHFLKM; this is translated from the coding sequence ATGCTGCTGGTGTCGGACCTCATGAATCGAGCGGAACTGGGGGTTCGCGAGGTGCTCCTGCCCGCGCCGAGCGCCGCTGTCAGGTGGGTCGTGGCGACCGAGCTCCTCCAGCCGGCGTCCTACCTCGAGGGGGGCGAGCTCGTTCTCACCACGGGCCTCGTCATGGCGGATGCCGAGGCGAGCACATGGCGGGAGTACGCGGCCTCACTGGTCGAGGCGGGAGTCGCCGCGCTCGGACTGGGGACCGGCATCGTCTTCGACGCCGTGCCCGAGGATCTGCGCGAGGCCTGCCGGGTCGTGCGGCTCAACCTCCTCGAGGTCCCCCTCGAGGTCTCCTTCGCCTCCATCAGCCGTGAGGTGGGGGCCATGCTTCAGGGGGCCGGGCCCGATGCGGGTGCCGAGGGGGCGGGAGATGAGGAGACCCTGGTCCTGCAGCAACTGACGCGCGCGGCCGCCAAGGACAACCAGAGCGCGATCATGCGCGCCCTGGCGTCGATCCTCCGGGGGGAGGTGTCCCTGAGGGACGCTACGGGGCGCACGGTGGTCGGCCCCTTCGGCCCGCCGGCTCCAGGGGTCGACGACGAGGTCGCCGAGTGTATCGACAGGATCCGCGCGGGAGGAATGCGGGGAGCCGGGGCGGTGGGGCTCGGTGAGATGCGGTTGGTCGTTCGCCCGGTCGGCGTCACCGGTGAGCCCGAGAACTATCTGACGACCGTCCATCGGGGGGCGCTCACGCGCGCCCAGAGCCTGGGGGAGGACCTCGCCTGGTCGTTCCTGAATCTCATCGCCGAGTCCTCCAAGGCATTCACCGGATGGCTCCTTCAGCTCGTGGGAGCCGCTGCCGGGCATCTCCTGGCGGGCGAGGCCGCGCAGGGGCTGGCCCTGGCCGGCCAGGTCCAGGAGCTCGTCCTCAAGCGCCTCCCATCCCCGGCGCGGCGGTCGATGGCCGGTGCCGGCCTCGACCATCAGTGGCGCGTGATCTGCCTCGAGGGTGCTGGCGGCGCCATCGCCGGGCTCGCCTCGGCGCTGGCCAGGCTGCTCGTCGAGAGGCGGGGGGCCCCGGCGGGGGAGGGGCTTCTATGGCGCGCGGAACGGGGCGGGGCCCGCCTGATGATCCTCGGGGAGGCCGAGCTCGTTCCCGCGCTTCTCGAAGATGGTCGCGTCACGCCATGGACGGGGCGGATGCGGATCGGGGTCAGTGGCCCTGCCGGCATCACCGACCTGCCGCGGGCCGCGCAGCAGGCCCTGTCCGTGTGCGCTGGCGCTCAGCAGGTCGGACGGGCGGTGCGCTGGGAGGACTCGGGGCCGCCGTCGGTCATGGACCTCCTCGACGAGGACAAGGCCCGCGCCTTCGCCCGCGCTCGACTCGGGGCCATCGTCGAGCAGCCCGAGCTGCTCGAGCTGCTGCGGGTCTACCTGAGCGAGGCGGGGGCGGTTCAGCGCATCGCCGACCGCCTGGGGGTGCATCGCAACTCGGTGTCGGCGCGCCTCGTGCGCCTGCGTCGGGCTCTCGGCGTCGACATCGAGGACGCCGAGCAGCGAGCAAATTTGTGGATCGCATCACATTTTCTGAAGATGTGA
- a CDS encoding DivIVA domain-containing protein, which translates to MTPTVTSRDVQLKSFKKTRLRPRYAVEDVEATMERAEQALRSWEARREPTLLASMSATSGGAGILTADQLLNAVFDPLWMPLRAGYDQEDVDEYLDEVIDALKAWESEASS; encoded by the coding sequence GTGACCCCTACCGTCACCAGCCGCGACGTCCAACTCAAGTCCTTCAAGAAAACTCGTCTGAGGCCCCGCTACGCCGTCGAGGATGTGGAGGCAACGATGGAGAGGGCCGAACAGGCCCTGCGCTCCTGGGAGGCGAGGAGGGAACCGACTCTCCTGGCCTCGATGAGCGCCACCTCGGGTGGGGCGGGCATCCTGACCGCCGATCAACTGCTGAACGCCGTCTTCGACCCGCTGTGGATGCCCCTGCGGGCCGGATACGATCAGGAGGATGTCGATGAGTACCTCGACGAGGTGATCGATGCCCTCAAGGCGTGGGAGTCCGAAGCCTCGAGTTGA
- a CDS encoding Glu/Leu/Phe/Val family dehydrogenase produces MSSTPHPLDDARTQLAEAIQFLGFDDGMRRMLETARKEVTVAIPLRRDDGTMELHIGHRVQHNISRGPAKGGIRYSPNVDLNEVRALAMWMTWKCALLDLPYGGAKGGVQVDPLALSTRELERLTRRYTSELIPLIGPGKDIPAPDMGTDEQTMAWMMDTYSVAMGHTVLGTVTGKPVNLGGSQGRAAATSRGIVYTTLNAMESVGLKPSQTTAIVQGFGKVGRGAARFLHEAGVKVLAVADVYSTIRNDKGIDIPALEAFVDETGTVKGFPGADPIPPSELFAIPCDVVVPAAIEGVITEQTAPMIDAKLIVEGANGPTTPTADAILEDKGILVVPDILANAGGVIVSYFEWVQANQSYWWTENEVNERLRARMDRAWDEVTAFSRDHGLSLRTAATTMAVKRVAEAHVSRGLYP; encoded by the coding sequence ATGTCCTCGACCCCTCATCCCCTCGACGATGCTCGGACGCAGCTCGCCGAGGCCATCCAGTTCCTCGGTTTTGACGATGGAATGCGCCGAATGCTCGAAACCGCTCGTAAGGAGGTGACGGTCGCGATCCCGCTGCGACGCGACGACGGCACGATGGAGTTGCACATCGGGCACCGCGTCCAGCACAACATCTCTCGCGGCCCGGCGAAGGGAGGGATCCGCTATTCCCCCAACGTGGACCTCAACGAGGTGCGGGCTCTGGCCATGTGGATGACATGGAAGTGCGCCCTTCTCGATCTGCCGTACGGCGGGGCGAAGGGAGGGGTCCAGGTCGACCCACTGGCCCTCTCGACACGAGAGCTTGAGCGCCTGACCCGGCGCTACACCTCGGAGTTGATCCCTCTGATCGGGCCCGGCAAGGACATCCCCGCCCCCGACATGGGGACCGACGAGCAGACCATGGCGTGGATGATGGACACCTACTCGGTGGCCATGGGGCACACCGTGCTGGGCACCGTCACGGGTAAGCCGGTCAATCTCGGCGGATCCCAGGGACGGGCCGCGGCCACCTCCCGCGGCATCGTCTACACCACTCTCAACGCGATGGAGAGCGTCGGCCTGAAGCCCTCGCAGACCACCGCGATCGTTCAGGGCTTCGGCAAGGTCGGCAGGGGCGCCGCTCGCTTCCTGCATGAGGCGGGCGTGAAGGTCCTGGCCGTGGCGGACGTGTACAGCACGATTCGCAACGACAAGGGCATTGACATCCCCGCGCTAGAGGCCTTTGTGGATGAGACCGGCACCGTCAAAGGGTTCCCCGGCGCGGATCCGATCCCTCCGAGCGAGCTCTTCGCGATTCCCTGTGACGTGGTCGTCCCCGCGGCGATCGAGGGGGTCATCACCGAGCAGACCGCGCCGATGATCGATGCCAAGCTGATCGTCGAGGGCGCCAACGGCCCAACGACTCCCACGGCCGACGCGATCCTGGAGGACAAGGGCATCCTGGTCGTTCCGGACATTCTCGCCAACGCCGGTGGTGTCATCGTGTCCTACTTCGAGTGGGTGCAGGCCAACCAGTCCTACTGGTGGACCGAGAACGAGGTCAACGAGCGCCTCCGCGCCAGGATGGACAGGGCATGGGACGAGGTCACGGCCTTCTCCCGGGATCACGGGCTCTCACTGCGCACCGCCGCGACGACGATGGCGGTCAAGCGCGTCGCTGAGGCCCACGTCTCCCGCGGTCTCTACCCGTGA
- the gabT gene encoding 4-aminobutyrate--2-oxoglutarate transaminase encodes MATLPQTIHLATPMPGPEASALDERASSALPRALTAAMPTFARRTDRGVLEDVDGNRLIDFGSGIAVTTVGGAAAPVVAAIREQAENLTHTSFAVTRYAGYVDVAERLNALTPGSSPKKTALFNSGAEAVENAIKLARKHTGRQAVICFDHAFHGRTSLTMGLTAKAAPYKGGFGPFAPELYRVPGSYPYRDGLNGQAAAARTISQIEKQVGASSVAAVIIEPIQGEGGFIVPAPGFLSELQRWCHDNGAVFIADEIQSGIARTGAWFACEHEGVVPDLVTTAKGLAGGMPLSAVTGSAEIMDSAGPGALGGTYCGNPVACAAALATLDMIEEHDLLKRADTIGKTGIRLMESWKAEDPRIGEARGRGAMMALELVDPVSQEPDAALTAAVAAAARSRGLILLTCGTYGNVIRLLPPVTMPDELFAEGMGILEQALRDQS; translated from the coding sequence ATGGCAACGCTGCCCCAGACCATTCATCTCGCCACTCCTATGCCCGGCCCCGAGGCCAGCGCCCTTGACGAACGCGCTAGTAGCGCGCTCCCACGCGCGCTGACCGCCGCCATGCCGACCTTCGCACGGCGCACGGACCGCGGTGTCCTGGAGGACGTGGACGGCAACCGTCTCATCGACTTCGGATCAGGCATCGCGGTCACGACCGTGGGAGGCGCGGCGGCGCCCGTCGTCGCCGCGATCCGGGAGCAGGCCGAGAACCTGACGCACACCTCCTTCGCCGTCACGAGGTACGCCGGATACGTCGACGTCGCTGAGCGCCTGAACGCCCTGACCCCGGGCAGCTCCCCGAAGAAGACCGCGCTGTTCAACTCCGGGGCGGAGGCCGTCGAGAACGCCATCAAACTCGCTCGCAAGCACACCGGCCGCCAGGCGGTCATCTGCTTCGACCACGCCTTCCACGGACGCACGTCCCTGACGATGGGGCTGACGGCCAAGGCGGCCCCCTACAAGGGCGGCTTCGGCCCCTTCGCTCCGGAGCTCTACCGGGTCCCCGGCTCCTACCCGTACCGCGACGGGCTGAACGGCCAGGCCGCCGCCGCGCGCACGATCAGTCAGATCGAGAAGCAGGTGGGGGCGTCCTCCGTCGCCGCCGTCATCATCGAGCCCATTCAGGGCGAAGGCGGGTTCATCGTCCCGGCGCCCGGCTTCCTCTCCGAACTCCAGCGCTGGTGCCATGACAATGGCGCGGTCTTCATCGCCGACGAGATCCAATCAGGAATCGCCCGCACCGGCGCATGGTTCGCCTGCGAGCACGAGGGCGTCGTCCCCGACCTGGTGACGACCGCCAAGGGCCTGGCCGGGGGCATGCCGTTGTCAGCGGTCACCGGTTCGGCCGAGATCATGGACTCCGCCGGCCCCGGTGCCCTTGGCGGCACCTACTGCGGCAACCCCGTGGCCTGCGCCGCCGCCCTGGCGACCCTGGACATGATCGAGGAGCACGATCTCCTCAAGCGGGCCGACACGATCGGCAAGACCGGCATCCGCCTGATGGAGAGCTGGAAAGCGGAGGACCCGCGCATCGGCGAGGCCCGCGGCAGGGGCGCCATGATGGCCCTTGAACTCGTCGACCCCGTCTCGCAGGAACCCGACGCGGCGCTGACCGCCGCCGTCGCGGCGGCCGCGCGCTCACGCGGTCTGATACTGCTCACCTGCGGCACCTACGGCAACGTCATCCGCCTGCTGCCACCGGTCACCATGCCCGACGAGCTGTTCGCCGAGGGCATGGGGATCCTTGAGCAGGCGCTCCGGGACCAGTCCTGA
- a CDS encoding lysine--tRNA ligase — protein MIDENPTAPEASPLADAPATPAAEPPAQGKPKQPKAEPSPGEQFAIRAGKRERLRAEGWEPYPVQLPITTTIAAVRSKYADLAAGEETEDVVGVAGRVVFLRNTGKLCFVTLADGAGTTLQAMLSAKSLPGQGHSSLAAFKADVDLGDHLFVHGHVGTSRRGELSVFAEPVLREEHDAADLAAAGDDALEVPAWRIASKALRPLPKTWTNEAGEAVTLSEEQRVRRRELDLLTRPAARDMVRIRAAVVRSLRENFHRRDYVELETPMLQVIHGGAAARPFITHMNAFDMDLYLRIATEIYLKRAVVGGVDRVFEINRNFRNEGVDSSHSPEFAALEAYEAYSDYNGMAELTRNLVQQAARDAFGLPEGGEVVTLADGTEYDLSGEWAKIDLYTSISEAVGEEITVTTPREDLVRIAERLGLDVDDYAVAGKIAEDIFEVTVGDSLWAPTFVYDFPEDTSPLTRYHRSKPGLTEKWDLYVRGFELGTAYSELADPVVQRERFEAQALAAANGDPEAMVLDEDFLVAMEQGFPPCGGMGMGIDRLLMALTGQGIRETITFPIVKRG, from the coding sequence GTGATCGACGAGAACCCCACTGCCCCCGAGGCATCCCCCCTGGCAGACGCTCCTGCGACTCCCGCTGCTGAGCCCCCCGCGCAGGGCAAGCCGAAGCAGCCCAAGGCCGAGCCGAGCCCCGGTGAGCAGTTCGCCATCCGCGCCGGCAAGCGTGAGCGCCTGCGTGCCGAGGGCTGGGAGCCCTACCCCGTCCAGCTCCCGATCACCACCACGATCGCCGCCGTCCGCTCCAAGTACGCGGACCTGGCCGCCGGTGAGGAGACCGAGGACGTCGTGGGCGTGGCCGGCCGCGTCGTCTTCCTGCGCAACACCGGCAAGCTCTGCTTCGTCACCCTGGCCGATGGCGCCGGCACCACCCTGCAGGCGATGCTGTCAGCCAAGTCGTTGCCCGGCCAGGGCCACTCCTCGCTGGCCGCCTTCAAGGCGGACGTCGACCTCGGTGATCATCTCTTCGTCCACGGCCACGTGGGCACCTCCCGCCGCGGCGAGCTCTCCGTCTTCGCCGAGCCGGTCCTGCGCGAGGAGCACGACGCCGCCGACCTGGCCGCAGCGGGCGATGACGCCCTGGAGGTCCCCGCTTGGCGTATCGCCTCCAAGGCCCTGCGCCCCCTGCCCAAGACCTGGACCAACGAGGCCGGCGAGGCCGTCACCCTGTCCGAGGAGCAGCGGGTGCGGCGCCGTGAGCTCGATCTCCTCACCCGCCCGGCGGCCCGCGACATGGTGCGCATCCGCGCCGCCGTCGTGCGCTCCCTGCGCGAGAACTTCCACCGTCGCGACTACGTGGAACTGGAGACCCCCATGCTCCAGGTCATCCACGGCGGAGCCGCCGCGCGCCCGTTCATCACCCACATGAACGCCTTCGACATGGACCTCTACCTGCGCATCGCCACGGAGATCTACCTCAAGCGGGCGGTCGTGGGGGGCGTGGACCGCGTCTTCGAGATCAACCGCAACTTCCGCAACGAGGGGGTCGACTCCTCCCACTCCCCGGAGTTCGCCGCCCTGGAGGCCTATGAGGCCTACTCGGACTACAACGGCATGGCGGAGCTGACCCGCAATCTCGTCCAGCAGGCGGCCCGCGACGCCTTCGGCCTGCCCGAGGGCGGGGAGGTCGTCACACTCGCGGATGGCACCGAGTACGACCTGTCCGGCGAGTGGGCCAAGATCGATCTCTACACCTCCATCTCCGAGGCCGTCGGCGAGGAGATCACCGTGACTACCCCCCGCGAGGATCTCGTCCGCATCGCCGAGAGGCTGGGCCTGGACGTCGACGACTACGCGGTGGCCGGCAAGATCGCCGAGGACATCTTCGAGGTGACCGTCGGCGACTCCCTGTGGGCCCCCACCTTCGTCTACGACTTCCCCGAGGACACCTCGCCGCTGACCCGCTACCACCGCTCCAAGCCGGGGCTGACGGAGAAGTGGGACTTGTACGTGCGCGGTTTCGAGCTGGGCACCGCCTACTCCGAGTTGGCGGACCCGGTGGTCCAGCGCGAGCGCTTCGAGGCGCAGGCCCTCGCGGCGGCCAACGGCGACCCGGAGGCCATGGTCCTCGACGAGGACTTCCTGGTGGCCATGGAGCAGGGCTTCCCGCCCTGCGGCGGCATGGGCATGGGCATCGACCGCCTGCTGATGGCCCTGACCGGTCAGGGCATCCGGGAGACCATCACCTTCCCCATCGTTAAGCGCGGCTGA
- a CDS encoding NAD-dependent succinate-semialdehyde dehydrogenase translates to MAETRPSAPADAAAYTTLGAHPALADYLRSIHPEEGILLGGRMMAASDGGTFDVVDPASDAVFARCADATVADAARAVDAAAEALPAWSATPPRQRAELLRTLFSLMVEQKEELAALISAEHGKSLDDARAEVLYAAEFFRWFSEEAVRTEGDFGSSPAGGTRTIVTHRPIGVVAMITPWNFPAAMGTRKIAPALAAGCTVVLRPASLTPLTAVALGHLILRAGLPAGVVNIVPSSRAAEVSTTWLEDPRVRAVSFTGSTQVGRVLMRQAAEKVLVSSMELGGNAPFVVAADADIDVAVTGAVQAKLRGGGEACTAANRFYVHQDVAQEFTEKFSTIVRDLRVGPALAEEANQIGPVITTDARDTINALVDRAVAKGAVVHAESSWPEDSPGAFMPVRVLTNVAPDAEIVRTEIFGPVAPIVTWDDEDELLTWINDTDYGLAGYVFSRDLGWALRLAERMEVGMVGVNRGLVSDPAAPFGGVKQSGIGREGAREGIREFQETQYYSVAWS, encoded by the coding sequence ATGGCTGAGACAAGACCCAGCGCGCCGGCTGACGCGGCGGCGTACACAACCCTCGGAGCCCACCCGGCTCTGGCCGACTACCTGCGCAGCATCCATCCCGAGGAGGGGATCCTCCTGGGCGGGAGGATGATGGCAGCGTCCGACGGGGGAACCTTCGACGTCGTCGACCCCGCCAGCGACGCCGTGTTCGCGCGCTGCGCGGACGCGACTGTGGCGGACGCCGCGCGCGCCGTCGACGCCGCCGCCGAGGCGCTACCGGCGTGGAGCGCCACCCCGCCCCGGCAGCGCGCAGAACTGCTGCGGACCCTGTTCAGCCTCATGGTGGAGCAGAAGGAGGAGCTCGCGGCGCTCATCAGCGCGGAGCACGGCAAGTCACTGGACGATGCCAGGGCGGAGGTCCTCTACGCGGCGGAGTTCTTCCGGTGGTTCTCCGAGGAGGCGGTGCGCACCGAAGGCGATTTCGGCTCCTCCCCGGCAGGCGGGACTCGGACGATCGTCACCCACCGGCCGATCGGGGTGGTCGCCATGATCACCCCCTGGAACTTCCCAGCGGCGATGGGGACCCGCAAGATCGCCCCAGCCCTCGCCGCCGGGTGCACAGTGGTCCTCCGCCCCGCGTCCCTCACGCCTCTGACAGCGGTGGCACTGGGCCATCTGATCCTGCGGGCCGGCCTGCCCGCGGGCGTGGTGAACATCGTGCCCTCGAGCCGTGCCGCGGAGGTGTCGACGACGTGGCTCGAGGACCCCCGGGTCCGAGCCGTCTCCTTCACCGGCTCGACCCAGGTCGGTCGCGTGCTCATGAGGCAGGCGGCGGAGAAGGTGCTCGTGTCATCCATGGAGCTCGGAGGGAACGCTCCCTTCGTCGTGGCGGCCGACGCCGACATCGACGTCGCGGTGACGGGCGCCGTCCAGGCCAAGCTCAGAGGAGGCGGCGAGGCCTGCACCGCCGCCAACCGCTTCTACGTCCACCAGGACGTCGCCCAGGAGTTCACCGAGAAGTTCTCCACTATCGTCCGCGACCTGAGGGTCGGACCGGCGCTGGCGGAGGAGGCCAACCAGATCGGCCCGGTGATCACGACCGATGCCCGCGACACGATCAACGCCCTGGTGGACAGGGCGGTGGCCAAGGGCGCAGTCGTGCACGCCGAGTCCTCCTGGCCCGAGGACTCTCCAGGAGCGTTCATGCCGGTGCGGGTCCTCACCAACGTCGCCCCCGACGCGGAGATCGTGCGCACCGAGATCTTCGGCCCCGTGGCCCCGATCGTCACATGGGACGATGAGGACGAGTTGCTGACGTGGATCAATGACACGGACTACGGGCTGGCGGGCTACGTCTTCTCCCGCGACCTCGGGTGGGCGCTGCGCCTGGCCGAGCGCATGGAGGTCGGGATGGTCGGCGTCAACCGCGGGCTCGTGTCTGATCCCGCCGCTCCCTTCGGCGGCGTCAAGCAGTCCGGCATCGGGCGCGAAGGCGCGCGCGAAGGGATCCGTGAGTTCCAGGAGACTCAGTACTACTCGGTTGCCTGGAGCTGA